The following proteins are encoded in a genomic region of Spirosoma sp. SC4-14:
- a CDS encoding lipid A deacylase LpxR family protein: MGSYLQASWDNDAFQLRARNTSDRYYTNGIHVKHFSNYWHKWPTRYVLLKLASRVGQSYSYRYDFGAGQEIYTPKNLTIRNRPLYPNDHPYAGYLYLSWGLTSSDPVKGRKLTSQFILGVIGPLSGAAEVQQQFHLAENFKTPMGWGTQMPNDPAVSYFVRYENRLVPQFSPVFDIIGRVDANLGMLSNYASMGTVLRFGLFNDYFQSATGLYNSSAGRPHRRVQLYTTFGTSFRAVLDNSLLQGGWFNGAHNYYALPAVELKHFLGLIDWGVAAAYKNVQFSFNQTLQTSEFKNGLDHQWGRFSLLFYCGR; the protein is encoded by the coding sequence ATGGGCAGCTATTTACAGGCATCGTGGGATAACGACGCTTTTCAACTCCGCGCCAGAAATACCTCCGATCGTTATTATACAAATGGCATTCATGTAAAGCATTTCAGCAATTACTGGCATAAATGGCCTACGCGTTATGTGCTGCTCAAACTTGCTTCCCGAGTTGGTCAGTCTTACTCATATCGGTATGATTTTGGTGCTGGTCAGGAAATCTACACGCCCAAAAACCTGACCATTCGTAACCGCCCGCTTTATCCGAACGATCATCCGTATGCCGGTTACCTGTATCTGTCGTGGGGGCTCACCTCCAGCGATCCCGTCAAAGGGCGCAAACTTACCTCACAATTCATACTGGGCGTTATTGGCCCATTGAGTGGAGCCGCCGAAGTACAGCAGCAGTTTCATCTGGCCGAAAATTTTAAAACCCCCATGGGCTGGGGAACACAAATGCCCAATGATCCGGCCGTTAGTTATTTTGTCCGCTACGAAAACCGCCTGGTTCCGCAATTTTCACCTGTGTTCGATATCATTGGCCGGGTAGACGCCAATCTGGGTATGCTCAGTAACTACGCCAGTATGGGTACCGTTCTGCGTTTTGGCCTGTTCAATGATTATTTTCAGAGTGCTACGGGACTTTATAACTCGTCGGCCGGGCGGCCGCATCGACGGGTGCAGCTATATACCACGTTTGGAACGTCGTTCCGGGCTGTTCTCGACAATTCGCTGCTACAGGGCGGCTGGTTCAATGGTGCCCATAACTACTATGCGCTGCCAGCCGTAGAGCTAAAACACTTTCTGGGATTGATTGACTGGGGAGTTGCTGCCGCTTACAAAAATGTGCAATTCTCGTTTAATCAAACCCTGCAAACCAGCGAATTCAAAAACGGACTGGATCATCAATGGGGTCGATTTAGCCTACTGTTTTATTGTGGTCGCTAG
- a CDS encoding TonB-dependent receptor: protein MRKSLLLSWLLVCLFCLPVLAQDVTVSGRVTSSEDGAPLPGVSVQLKGSTRGTTTDADGNYRLNIPASGRLVFSFIGFESKEVAVGNQSTIAVSLAPNVANLDEVVITTFGTAKRASFTGSAGTISPDQIKTRAVSNIGQALSGAISGVQTTAGSGQPGSAPDIRIRGFGSVSSGNDPLYVVDGIPYSGNISNLSPNDIENISVLKDAASTALYGSRAANGVVMITTKKGQRDRSSINVRYTRGASTRGLPEYDRVGISQYYPLMWEIYRNSIAYRATNPVALATANADASSRLISLVGYNVYNVPDDQVVDANGQVNPNATLKFSPDDLNWEKPLMRQGNRNELNVSFSGGQNKTDYFLSLSYLSDKGYLIRSDFERITGRLNINSQMKPWLKAGANLSTTLSKSNQADANSSTAFVNPFFFSRNIGPIYPVYAYDPANPGQFLLLPNGNRRWDYGNLTALGLPARPQFGGRHSIAETMLNQNYFRRNVLSARGYAEVSFLQDFKFTTNIGTDITNYNGYTFGNPEIGDGAPAGRASHEFQNITGYNLNQLLNYGKTFDKHNLEVLLGHENFQVGDNNLEGSRSQQILDGNYELVNFTTTTNLASVAFMRRVEGYFSRINYDYDQKYFLSLSARRDGSSKFYRDTRWGNFYSVSGAWRLDQEEFLRAIPTIDALKLRASYGQTGNDGGGNTGQSAQDNTISYYAWQPLYGLGWNNASEAGILQTSLGNQNLAWESSNAIDAAVEFSLFKGRVSGTVEYFDRRSSNLIFAVPLPLSAGISTVTRNIGTMYNRGIEIELGVEPIRTKDFTWRLDLNATRLKNRITKMPDENPEIIDGTKKLAVGHSIYDYWLREYKGVNPTTGEAEYRAANYVASNSRITEAGDTLTTSVNNARYHYSGTSIPAMSGGFTNTFRYKGLSLSALVVYQLGGKTYDAAYASLMSAGGYGSAKHVDILKRWQKPGDITNVPRMDAGRTSDFDAQSDRWLTDASYLNIRSITLSYALPGTLARKLFLENAQVYVSGENLLILSKRKGMNVQQNFSGVTSNAFSPAKSLILGISFTL from the coding sequence ATGAGAAAAAGTTTACTTCTAAGCTGGCTTCTGGTCTGCCTATTTTGTCTGCCAGTGCTAGCTCAGGATGTCACGGTAAGCGGTCGTGTCACATCCTCCGAAGACGGAGCTCCATTGCCTGGTGTGAGTGTCCAGCTTAAAGGGTCAACCCGTGGCACGACCACTGATGCGGATGGCAATTACCGATTAAACATTCCGGCCTCAGGACGGCTGGTGTTCAGCTTTATCGGGTTTGAATCGAAGGAGGTTGCAGTCGGCAATCAGTCAACAATTGCCGTTAGCCTTGCGCCTAATGTGGCCAATCTGGACGAAGTTGTTATCACAACGTTCGGTACAGCCAAGCGGGCATCGTTTACGGGTTCGGCAGGTACTATTTCACCGGATCAAATTAAAACACGCGCTGTCAGTAACATTGGCCAGGCGCTTTCGGGAGCGATCTCAGGGGTGCAGACAACGGCGGGTAGTGGTCAGCCGGGTTCGGCACCCGATATTCGTATCCGGGGTTTTGGCTCCGTGTCGTCGGGTAACGATCCGTTGTATGTGGTCGACGGGATTCCCTATTCAGGCAACATTTCCAACCTGAGTCCAAACGACATCGAAAACATTTCGGTTCTGAAAGATGCTGCGTCGACAGCGCTTTATGGCTCACGGGCAGCCAATGGCGTGGTTATGATTACCACCAAAAAAGGCCAGCGGGATCGTAGTTCGATCAATGTTCGCTATACGCGGGGAGCCAGCACACGGGGTCTGCCCGAATACGACCGGGTTGGCATTTCCCAGTATTATCCACTGATGTGGGAAATTTACCGAAACAGCATTGCCTATCGCGCCACAAACCCGGTCGCTCTGGCAACGGCAAACGCCGATGCATCGAGTCGGCTGATTAGCCTGGTAGGCTACAATGTCTATAACGTACCAGACGATCAGGTTGTTGACGCCAATGGCCAGGTCAATCCAAACGCAACCCTGAAGTTCTCGCCCGACGATCTGAACTGGGAGAAACCACTGATGCGGCAGGGCAACCGGAATGAACTGAACGTTAGTTTTTCGGGTGGTCAGAATAAAACCGATTATTTTCTGTCATTGTCGTACCTGAGCGACAAAGGCTACCTGATTCGGTCTGATTTTGAACGCATTACGGGTCGACTAAACATCAATTCGCAGATGAAGCCGTGGCTCAAAGCGGGTGCCAACCTGTCGACTACGCTTTCAAAATCGAATCAGGCCGATGCCAACAGCAGCACTGCGTTTGTCAATCCGTTCTTTTTCTCCCGCAACATAGGCCCTATCTATCCGGTATATGCCTACGACCCTGCCAATCCGGGGCAGTTCCTGCTGCTTCCAAATGGCAACCGGCGCTGGGATTATGGTAACCTGACCGCGCTGGGCCTACCCGCCCGGCCTCAATTTGGTGGTCGCCATTCGATTGCCGAAACCATGCTGAATCAGAACTACTTTCGCCGGAACGTACTGAGCGCCCGTGGTTATGCCGAAGTTTCGTTTCTACAGGATTTCAAGTTCACGACAAACATCGGAACCGACATTACCAACTACAACGGCTATACATTTGGAAACCCCGAAATTGGCGATGGCGCTCCGGCCGGACGGGCTTCACACGAATTTCAGAACATTACGGGCTATAACCTGAACCAACTGCTGAACTACGGCAAAACGTTCGACAAACACAATCTTGAGGTGTTGCTCGGCCATGAGAACTTCCAGGTCGGTGATAACAATCTGGAAGGTTCACGCTCGCAGCAGATCCTGGATGGCAACTACGAACTGGTTAATTTCACTACTACAACAAACCTGGCGTCGGTGGCTTTCATGCGTCGGGTAGAAGGCTACTTTTCACGGATCAACTACGATTACGACCAGAAGTACTTCCTTTCGCTTTCGGCTCGTCGCGATGGGTCGAGTAAGTTCTACCGCGACACCCGCTGGGGGAATTTCTACTCCGTTAGTGGTGCCTGGCGTTTAGATCAGGAAGAGTTCCTGCGCGCGATTCCAACCATCGACGCCCTGAAACTGCGGGCGTCGTATGGTCAGACGGGTAACGATGGTGGTGGCAACACCGGCCAGTCGGCTCAGGACAATACCATTAGCTACTATGCCTGGCAGCCGCTTTATGGGCTTGGCTGGAACAATGCATCGGAAGCGGGCATCCTGCAAACGAGCCTGGGAAACCAGAATCTGGCCTGGGAGTCGAGCAATGCAATCGATGCCGCTGTCGAATTCAGCCTCTTCAAAGGTCGCGTATCGGGTACGGTTGAGTATTTCGATCGCCGGTCGTCGAACCTGATTTTTGCCGTACCGCTTCCTCTCTCGGCGGGTATTTCGACCGTTACCCGCAACATTGGTACGATGTATAACCGGGGTATTGAAATCGAACTGGGTGTTGAGCCAATCCGGACAAAGGACTTTACCTGGCGCCTAGACCTGAATGCGACGCGGCTCAAAAACCGGATCACAAAGATGCCAGACGAAAACCCCGAAATTATTGACGGAACTAAGAAACTGGCCGTCGGTCATTCTATCTACGATTATTGGCTACGGGAATACAAAGGCGTCAACCCAACAACGGGCGAAGCCGAATATCGGGCCGCCAACTATGTAGCGTCTAATTCTCGGATTACGGAAGCGGGCGATACCCTGACGACGAGTGTCAATAATGCCCGTTATCATTACAGTGGCACGTCTATTCCGGCCATGTCGGGTGGTTTCACCAATACGTTCCGGTATAAAGGGCTGTCGTTATCGGCACTGGTTGTTTATCAGTTAGGCGGTAAAACCTACGATGCGGCCTATGCTTCGCTGATGAGTGCAGGCGGATACGGCAGTGCGAAACACGTTGATATTCTGAAACGGTGGCAGAAGCCGGGCGACATTACCAATGTGCCCCGGATGGACGCCGGCCGTACGTCTGATTTCGATGCCCAATCGGATCGCTGGCTTACCGACGCCAGTTATTTGAACATTCGTTCGATAACGCTTTCCTATGCTCTGCCGGGCACACTGGCGCGTAAACTGTTCCTTGAAAATGCCCAGGTGTATGTCAGTGGCGAAAACCTGCTGATCCTGTCGAAACGGAAAGGCATGAACGTGCAGCAAAACTTCTCGGGCGTTACGAGCAACGCATTTAGCCCGGCCAAGAGCCTGATCTTAGGTATTTCATTTACGCTTTAA
- a CDS encoding tetratricopeptide repeat protein — translation MEILVTAAIIGYIIYLRYYADLRTSSEQDLDKLQIGIKLLKAGQIEEALAFFNQYIQKDPKSSVAYLYLARCHRALDNIPAAITALKTGESYDNTVAGLHLEMGQILYDQGDYNTAFQEFDKAVFYSKGTQPDPYEWRGLARQQLGQMAESQHDLDQAAQLRQTPETAGSAPLSTPTSFLDRKFLSHVALILINSTILLVVIKKSTVIHLPYLLAAVAAAIIGFLEPRKGWILAIIQAATLWIGYTFFTTVPENNNARDLETFGLYGAIILTFIGSFIGGVLKRALAQ, via the coding sequence ATGGAAATACTCGTAACAGCGGCTATTATTGGCTATATCATTTACCTGCGCTATTATGCAGATTTGCGGACGTCTTCCGAACAGGATCTCGATAAGCTACAGATAGGTATTAAATTACTTAAAGCCGGGCAGATTGAAGAGGCCTTAGCCTTTTTTAATCAGTATATCCAGAAAGACCCAAAATCGAGTGTTGCCTATCTATACCTGGCACGTTGCCATCGCGCTTTAGATAACATCCCCGCTGCCATTACCGCCCTGAAAACCGGCGAAAGCTACGACAACACTGTGGCGGGTTTGCATCTGGAAATGGGTCAGATTCTCTACGACCAAGGCGATTATAACACCGCCTTTCAGGAATTCGATAAAGCGGTCTTTTATTCGAAAGGTACCCAACCCGATCCGTATGAATGGCGCGGACTGGCCAGACAACAACTTGGGCAAATGGCCGAATCACAGCATGATCTCGACCAGGCAGCCCAGCTCCGTCAAACACCCGAAACGGCCGGTTCGGCACCACTTTCAACCCCAACCTCATTTTTAGATCGGAAGTTTTTGAGCCACGTAGCACTCATTCTGATCAATAGCACTATCCTGCTAGTTGTCATCAAAAAATCGACGGTAATTCACCTTCCCTATTTACTGGCGGCCGTTGCCGCTGCCATCATTGGTTTTCTGGAACCCCGCAAAGGCTGGATATTGGCCATTATTCAGGCGGCTACGCTCTGGATCGGCTACACATTTTTCACAACTGTTCCCGAAAATAACAATGCCCGCGACCTGGAAACATTTGGTTTATACGGGGCAATTATTTTGACTTTTATCGGAAGTTTTATTGGCGGGGTTTTGAAACGAGCCCTGGCCCAATAA
- a CDS encoding TetR/AcrR family transcriptional regulator, with protein MSVIDRRARQKAEIRQRILDAARHIAREKDWSAVTIRSIADAIEYTPPIVYEHFENKEDVLLNIVKEGHAQLRRNTDEVLDMDLSAEEKIVRLSMAQWDFANEQPEVFRLMHNPERMDQQRDMVREEMHEAKQKIENLFREVCPDIDPIFEVIFNWFCLMQGYINLITSIKPQEGERLLKKVEDPKMVAMFQQPKLLFERAIRRFIRGL; from the coding sequence ATGAGTGTTATTGATCGCCGTGCCCGGCAGAAAGCCGAAATCCGACAGCGGATTCTGGATGCGGCCCGACATATAGCCCGAGAGAAAGACTGGAGCGCTGTAACGATTCGGAGCATCGCCGATGCCATTGAATATACTCCTCCCATTGTTTACGAACATTTCGAAAACAAGGAGGATGTATTACTAAACATCGTTAAAGAAGGTCATGCTCAACTTCGTCGCAATACGGATGAAGTTCTGGACATGGACCTCAGTGCTGAAGAGAAAATTGTCCGGCTCTCCATGGCGCAGTGGGATTTTGCCAATGAGCAACCCGAAGTGTTTCGGCTCATGCACAACCCCGAACGCATGGACCAGCAACGCGACATGGTTCGTGAAGAAATGCACGAAGCCAAACAAAAAATTGAAAATCTGTTTCGGGAAGTATGCCCCGATATAGATCCCATTTTTGAAGTCATCTTTAACTGGTTCTGTCTGATGCAGGGCTATATAAATCTGATTACCAGCATAAAACCACAGGAGGGCGAACGACTGCTGAAAAAAGTAGAAGACCCCAAAATGGTAGCCATGTTTCAACAACCAAAACTTCTTTTCGAGCGAGCTATTCGTCGGTTCATTCGAGGCCTATAA
- a CDS encoding RagB/SusD family nutrient uptake outer membrane protein gives MKKRYLTLALAIGLLTTSCEKDYLDTSPTGSIDAGAAYATTKNATAAINGIYRAMIVRYLSSQGHFGHPAMMIILDVMGEDVVIPNTSNTWHLAETRWQAHRSETSTGDQLPYELYYRLIGNANIAIANIDNAAGAQSERDQIKGEALGLRAFSYFNLVQLFGKRYDAAAKPNSQLGVPLILAPTTEGLPRATVEDIYTQINKDLAEAATLLTTTRSYKSHINLEVIKGFQARVALVQQNWADAAKFAAEARKNYSPMTATQYQDGFSDISNPEWMWGFDHLEDQTEYFGAYHSYISCNFNSTNIRVDPKVINSKLYNQIPATDVRSKMWVKTPTTANSIVPTGGVRVAYMTQKFRLPGTPSTSTMGDIPYMRAAEMYLIEAEAQARLGNNSAAASVLFDLVSKRDASYTLSTKTGAALIDEILFNRRVELWGEGFRFTDLKRLNQPLNRNDANISSSVAVLFDVPAGDNQWEFLIPRREINANLAIVQNPL, from the coding sequence ATGAAAAAAAGATATTTGACATTGGCGTTGGCAATAGGACTGCTTACAACGTCGTGCGAAAAAGATTATCTGGACACATCGCCTACTGGTAGCATTGACGCGGGTGCCGCTTATGCAACAACCAAAAATGCCACTGCGGCCATCAACGGTATATATCGGGCAATGATTGTCCGCTATTTGAGTTCACAGGGGCATTTCGGCCATCCGGCTATGATGATTATTCTGGATGTAATGGGCGAAGATGTAGTTATACCCAACACGTCAAACACCTGGCACCTCGCCGAAACACGCTGGCAGGCACACCGGTCAGAAACATCTACCGGCGATCAGTTACCCTACGAATTGTATTATCGACTGATTGGCAATGCAAATATTGCCATCGCCAATATCGACAATGCGGCCGGTGCACAGTCGGAGCGGGATCAGATAAAAGGCGAAGCGTTGGGATTGCGGGCTTTCTCGTATTTCAATCTGGTACAGCTTTTCGGTAAACGCTACGATGCAGCCGCCAAGCCCAACAGTCAGTTGGGTGTTCCCCTGATTCTGGCTCCTACCACAGAGGGTTTACCTCGCGCAACAGTGGAGGACATTTATACGCAGATCAATAAGGATCTGGCCGAAGCGGCTACCCTGCTTACTACAACTCGTAGCTATAAGTCGCACATTAATCTGGAGGTGATCAAAGGGTTTCAGGCTCGGGTGGCTCTGGTGCAGCAAAACTGGGCCGATGCCGCCAAGTTTGCCGCCGAAGCCCGTAAGAACTATTCACCCATGACGGCTACCCAGTATCAGGACGGTTTTTCGGACATCAGCAATCCCGAATGGATGTGGGGTTTCGATCACCTTGAAGATCAGACGGAGTATTTTGGGGCCTATCACTCCTATATTTCCTGCAACTTCAACTCAACCAATATCCGCGTTGACCCCAAAGTTATCAACAGCAAACTCTACAATCAGATACCAGCAACGGATGTACGCTCGAAAATGTGGGTTAAAACACCCACAACCGCCAATTCGATTGTGCCTACGGGGGGTGTACGGGTTGCTTATATGACTCAAAAGTTCCGCTTGCCCGGTACACCGTCAACCAGTACAATGGGCGACATTCCCTACATGCGTGCTGCCGAAATGTATTTGATCGAGGCCGAAGCACAGGCCCGTTTGGGTAATAACTCGGCAGCAGCCAGCGTGCTGTTTGATCTGGTAAGCAAGCGAGATGCTTCGTATACGCTTTCGACAAAAACAGGCGCTGCGCTCATTGATGAGATTCTTTTCAACCGGCGTGTTGAACTCTGGGGCGAAGGCTTCCGGTTTACGGATCTAAAACGCCTGAATCAGCCCTTGAATCGAAACGATGCTAACATCAGTTCGTCGGTAGCCGTATTATTCGATGTTCCGGCGGGCGATAACCAATGGGAGTTTCTGATTCCGCGACGTGAAATCAATGCCAATCTGGCCATCGTGCAGAATCCACTTTAA
- a CDS encoding zinc-dependent metalloprotease — protein sequence MVNRLLSLLSLLLLTGFQLHAQQSQGGSASISSFTNGMERHPGFMTFYWDAKKGKIWLEIDKFDTEFLYYPTLAQGVGSNDIGLDRGRLGQEHIVKFQRSGPKVLLIEPNYSYRAISNDPLERQAVEESFAKSVHAGFDVAVDEGNKVLVDLTPFLMQDAVGAIQAIARTKQGSFKFDASRSALYLPRTKAFPQNTEFETIITLTGDNPGPYLREVVPTASAVTMHQHHSFVQLPDANYKPRAFDPRIGYGGIEYFDYATPVSQPIIKRYISRHRLEKKNPSAKVSEAVKPIVYYIDPGTPEPIRSALMEGTAWWNQAFEAAGYKDAFQVKLLPADADPMDIRYNLVQWVHRSTRGWSYGGSIIDPRTGEIIKGKVTLGSLRVRQDYLIAQGLVGDYAGATAPSSDPMMQMSIERLRQLAAHEVGHTLGLPHNYIASTQDRASVMDYPTMVAKVKGASIDLSDAYAKGIGAYDKWSIRYGYEQFPNGADEKQALDKLVTDMHKAGLTFLTDKDARPEGSVHPGTHLWDNGANAVDELKRVSDVRRVALANFSEKKIPVGTPMATLEEVLVPMYMFHRYQVEAASKVVGGQLYTNALRGDGQPVVSTVPVQEQKRALDALIATIDPAFLALPKSVLTLIPPHPFRYDPNPREVFKRRTGLSFDPMAAPEAAAGMTLQMLFNDQRVSRLVMQSAIDPAQLSLEGTLDQLLAATWYKADPADGYQAEVKRLTEKLLLQKMIDLASDQGATSQARAIAGLKLSELKGKLSASNANPKIAAHHLFALEQIRRADENAADIKATNPQTPPDGMPIDTGQEWLAPACDWTDWN from the coding sequence ATGGTTAACCGATTACTCTCACTTCTTAGCTTACTACTACTTACTGGGTTCCAGCTTCATGCGCAGCAGTCGCAGGGAGGCTCGGCCAGTATCAGCAGCTTCACCAACGGCATGGAGCGTCATCCTGGCTTCATGACCTTTTACTGGGACGCAAAAAAAGGGAAAATCTGGCTCGAAATCGATAAGTTCGACACCGAGTTCCTGTATTATCCAACATTGGCGCAGGGCGTTGGCTCCAACGACATTGGCCTCGACCGGGGCCGATTAGGGCAGGAACATATTGTGAAATTTCAGCGGAGTGGCCCGAAAGTACTACTGATCGAACCGAACTATTCGTATCGGGCCATTAGCAACGATCCGCTCGAACGGCAGGCTGTTGAAGAATCTTTTGCCAAATCGGTCCATGCCGGATTCGATGTTGCCGTCGATGAGGGAAACAAAGTACTGGTCGACCTGACTCCTTTTCTGATGCAGGATGCAGTTGGCGCCATTCAGGCCATTGCCCGAACCAAGCAGGGAAGCTTCAAATTCGATGCGAGCCGCAGCGCTCTATACTTACCCCGAACAAAAGCATTTCCACAGAATACGGAATTCGAAACCATCATTACACTAACCGGCGACAATCCGGGGCCTTATCTGCGCGAAGTAGTGCCAACAGCGTCGGCCGTTACGATGCATCAGCACCATTCGTTTGTGCAATTGCCCGACGCCAATTACAAGCCACGCGCATTCGACCCTCGCATCGGTTATGGCGGCATCGAATACTTCGACTATGCAACGCCGGTAAGTCAGCCCATCATCAAACGGTATATTTCGCGGCACCGGCTGGAGAAAAAAAATCCATCGGCAAAAGTGAGCGAAGCCGTTAAACCCATTGTGTATTATATCGATCCCGGCACGCCCGAACCCATTCGGTCGGCGCTGATGGAAGGAACTGCCTGGTGGAATCAGGCATTCGAAGCGGCTGGCTATAAGGATGCTTTCCAGGTAAAACTGCTTCCGGCCGATGCCGATCCAATGGACATTCGCTACAACCTGGTTCAGTGGGTTCACCGGTCAACACGCGGCTGGTCGTATGGTGGCAGTATCATTGACCCACGGACTGGCGAAATCATCAAAGGAAAAGTAACGCTGGGCTCGCTGCGCGTTCGGCAGGATTATCTGATTGCGCAGGGACTCGTTGGCGATTATGCTGGTGCTACCGCTCCTTCGTCGGACCCCATGATGCAAATGTCGATTGAACGGTTACGGCAACTGGCCGCTCACGAAGTAGGTCATACACTTGGCCTGCCACATAACTACATTGCCAGCACACAGGATCGGGCTTCAGTAATGGATTATCCGACAATGGTTGCCAAAGTAAAGGGAGCCAGCATCGACCTGTCGGATGCGTATGCCAAAGGAATCGGTGCTTACGACAAATGGAGTATTCGTTATGGCTACGAGCAATTCCCGAATGGTGCCGACGAAAAACAGGCACTGGATAAGCTAGTAACCGACATGCACAAGGCTGGTCTGACTTTTCTGACCGATAAAGACGCACGCCCCGAAGGTTCGGTTCACCCCGGTACGCACCTTTGGGACAATGGCGCCAATGCGGTGGATGAACTGAAGCGCGTATCGGATGTTCGGCGGGTTGCGCTGGCGAATTTTTCGGAGAAGAAAATTCCGGTCGGCACACCAATGGCCACGCTTGAAGAAGTACTCGTACCGATGTATATGTTCCATCGCTATCAGGTCGAAGCTGCTTCTAAGGTAGTAGGTGGTCAACTCTATACCAACGCATTGCGTGGCGATGGCCAGCCAGTAGTATCGACGGTTCCGGTTCAGGAACAGAAACGGGCACTGGATGCGTTGATTGCTACCATCGATCCGGCTTTTCTGGCATTGCCCAAATCCGTCCTGACTCTGATTCCTCCGCATCCCTTCCGCTACGATCCAAATCCACGGGAGGTGTTCAAACGCCGGACGGGGCTCTCGTTCGATCCAATGGCGGCTCCCGAAGCAGCTGCCGGTATGACGCTTCAAATGTTGTTTAATGATCAGCGTGTTAGTCGTCTGGTTATGCAATCCGCTATCGATCCGGCCCAACTGAGCCTGGAAGGCACCCTCGATCAATTGCTGGCGGCTACGTGGTATAAAGCCGATCCGGCCGATGGCTATCAGGCCGAGGTGAAACGATTGACCGAAAAGTTGCTGTTGCAGAAGATGATCGATCTGGCCAGCGATCAGGGAGCTACTTCGCAAGCTCGGGCTATTGCCGGTTTAAAACTTTCTGAGTTGAAAGGAAAGCTCAGCGCGTCAAACGCAAATCCGAAAATAGCTGCTCATCATCTGTTTGCGCTGGAGCAAATTCGGCGTGCCGACGAGAACGCGGCTGATATAAAAGCAACGAATCCGCAAACGCCACCCGACGGTATGCCAATCGATACGGGTCAGGAATGGCTGGCTCCTGCCTGCGACTGGACCGACTGGAACTAA